Below is a genomic region from Magnetococcales bacterium.
CATCACCCTGGCCAACGCCCTGCTGAATTGGCAGCCGACGGTCCCCCTGAAGGAAGGATTGCAGTCCACCATCCGCTATTTCGAGAATCGATTGCGGGAAGAAGGAGTCCTTGCGTAACCCCGGCACTCGCGGCCGGGAATCAGTCGTCCGGTTTCCCGGCCAGGCCGCAATAGCCCAGGTGCCCTTCGCGGGAGGGTTTCCAGCGCCAGAACATGCACAGGCTGCCCTTGCAGGCATTGCTGCTCCACCAGTCGCTCATCCCTTCCTGCTGTTCCATCCCCACGGTGTTGATCCAGTTGAAGCCGGCAGCCCCGCTCTGCAGGCTCAAATCCAGAACCCGAACCATGGGGCACCATTTCTTCTTCGCTTCCGCTTCCGTAACCAGAGACATTCCCGTGCGCTCGTTCATTTCTTGTCATACTGATCGAGCAGCATGATGATGGCCTGATCGCGGCTGGCTTTTCGCTTCAGGGCCCAGGTATCCAGTCGGGCCAAGGTTCCCTCCTCGAAGATCGCATTGATTTTGTGAAGGTCTTTCGGGTTCCGGTAGTGTACCTCGATATAGAAGGGTTCCCCCTGGGCCCGGAAGAAGAAGCGCACACTCTCCAGAAGTCGGGTGTAGTCCACTTCGTAATCCTTGCCCACGATCACAGACGGCGGAGTCAGACTGATGTCTCCCACTCGTTTCGAGAGCCGGGTGGAAATACCCCCGGAAATCATATTGCCGATCTCGGCGAAGGCATCCACCGCCTCACCTTTGAGAACGGAGAAGGAATCCCCCGCCAGGGCGGAGGAGAGGAACAGAGCCACATGGGTGGAACAGCCCACCCGCACGCCGCCTTCCAGTCCGCCGTTCAGGCCCACGATGGCGCTGGCCTCGGCCCGAGCCGGCACATGCAGCACATCCGCCGGTTTGGCCACCCCGT
It encodes:
- a CDS encoding chemotaxis protein CheX codes for the protein MDDKPLKDWILESIPETVMEIVQTMLFVDVQPAHGVAKPADVLHVPARAEASAIVGLNGGLEGGVRVGCSTHVALFLSSALAGDSFSVLKGEAVDAFAEIGNMISGGISTRLSKRVGDISLTPPSVIVGKDYEVDYTRLLESVRFFFRAQGEPFYIEVHYRNPKDLHKINAIFEEGTLARLDTWALKRKASRDQAIIMLLDQYDKK